One genomic region from Podarcis raffonei isolate rPodRaf1 chromosome Z, rPodRaf1.pri, whole genome shotgun sequence encodes:
- the LOC128406715 gene encoding coiled-coil domain-containing protein 160 homolog has protein sequence MEASSRGSSAEAAFAVESSNQLWLERLFPPHFSKEDFFSGSHQPEPLICEKFALERARRTEQIYNKTAKASFHEDQQFQRKGSPSKLLGSEQELNLWGRKRENSKEFKDGDSTRRGSANLDVESEERIAETGGHCTWNTKELAVLRQEVCKEHLENISLKLQVSLLKAELVELEAKYKTLVAESEEATQ, from the coding sequence TGCAGAGGCAGCCTTTGCGGTGGAGAGCTCAAACCAACTTTGGCTGGAGAGGCTGTTTCCTCCTCATTTCAGCAAGGAAGATTTCTTCAGTGGGTCCCATCAGCCAGAACCTCTGATTTGTGAAAAGTTTGCTTTGGAGAGGGCAAGAAGGACTGAGCAAATCTACAACAAAACGGCTAAGGCCAGTTTTCATGAGGATCAACAGTTCCAAAGGAAAGGATCTCCCTCCAAACTCCTTGGGAGCGAGCAGGAGTTGAACTTatggggaagaaagagagaaaattcaAAGGAGTTTAAAGATGGGGATTCCACCCGCAGGGGATCTGCTAATTTAGATGTTGAATCAGAAGAAAGGATAGCTGAAACAGGAGGTCATTGTACCTGGAATACAAAGGAACTGGCAGTTTTAAGACAAGAGGTGTGCAAGGAACACTTGGAAAATATCTCTTTAAAGCTTCAGGTGTCCCTTCTCAAGGCGGAGCTGGTGGAACTTGAAGCCAAATACAAAACATTAGTGGCAGAATCTGAAGAAGCGACGCAATAG